The Anopheles moucheti chromosome 3, idAnoMoucSN_F20_07, whole genome shotgun sequence genome contains the following window.
CCAGAAGAGGTTGTCGTTGGCGCCATCGGTGACGGGACGACCGCTGTCGCGTCCGGACTGATGGTGGCAATTGCCGGCGTAGCTGATGCTTGCTGGAGTGGCGCTAGGGTGCTgtacggtggcggtggtgctgCCGTCACAACGACCGACCTTGCACCCTGATGGCCGGAAGGGTTTAGCTCAGCGTACAGCGTTGCCTTCGCCGGTGTAACACCGGCCGCCGTTGGACTCGGAGTCGTTGATTCACCATAAGCACGACCGGGCAAAGCAGCCATCGAGGGAAAGCTAAAAGGTCGTTTGCGATTCGTTTTGTCCGAACCACGCTTCAGGAAGCCACACTTTCGTTGCTCTGGTGCAAGTTGTTTCTCGCGCCTGTTAATGAAGAACAGTAATTAGTACAACATACTAAGACAACTATTGCTTTTTAGTACAGCCTATCAACACTTACTTAAGAATTTCCTGCTCTTTCTGCTCCAACAGTGCGACGAACGTGGACAGCTGCAGGCATAGCATATTCGTCCGTTCCAGCTTCCTTTCGTACGTCATCCGTATGTGCTGCGCGTGCTTCCATTCGTCCTTCCGCTTCTGTATCAAATCCTGCTCGAACTTCTGGAAGTCAATGCCCGTGCTCGTGATCTTTTGCATCTGGCCACGGATCTCCTCGCGCCAGGAGCGTTGCGATTGGTAGTACGCCTCGTGCTCCTTCTCGCACATCGCCAACAACTCCCGCCCCGCAATGTCCAGATGCGTCAGAATGATCTTAAACGAGGGCCGATTCCGGGGTTTCGTGCTCCAGCACTGTTTGATCAGCAGCTTGAAGCCCTCGGGACACGTGTCCGGTATTGGCAGGTGCAGCAAATAGCTACCGACGCCGTACAGGATTTGCGACGAGTCGACATTCTTGTACGGGACCTCGCCGGTAAGCAACTCCCACAGCACCACCCCGTACGACCAGATGTCGACCTTTTCATTGCATGGCCAGTTGCGGATCACTTCCGGTGCCATCCACGCCACCGTACCGGCGAAGCTCATCTTCGTGCTGATCTCGTTCCATTCGCGCGACGTACCAAAGTCACTGATCTTGATCACATCACCATCACCGATTAGAATACTGTAAGAAAAGGAgattttttacattaattaaCGTGCATCTGGTGAATACATACATGAGGAGGTAAGGATGAATGAATCACAATACGACCAAAGGCGAAAACCGTTGCTATTACGTCACTGTTTGAAAATGGCATTGCATAAGAACAATCAACGCAAAAAGACGCATATTCATGACGTCATTCGATGGTAGTAAACGCAACGGAACAAAACTGGAAACTGGACCAAAGAAACGATCCTCTCCCGGTTTCCCCGGATTTCCTTTCCCGAACCAACACGCGAAGCTGCCTCTCGCACATggcgctgctgctggtggtggcttTTCATACGCATGCGTTTCCCTTTCGTTACGAAAGCAGTTAACGGTATGTGCTCCCCACTTGCTCGCTTGTACTAGCATCTACCACGCATCATGCGGTACACGATTGCTGCCTTAAGTTTGCCGGTTTCGGAAAGgtcacagcaacaaaaacaaaaaaaaactgctgccGGCCACACCACAGTTCCGGGTGGATCAATTTTTGGATTTTCCCAACAACtgcggcacacacacacaccgccgtACGCgcaaaaattggaaaagaGGCACGAAGGAATGGTGTGGCATCGATTCATATGAACGGATCCGGCCTTGGAAGACGTCATAAGACATGGTACGAAAAGGCACGCGTTGAACTGCTTGCGATGGCAATGTGAAGGACGCGTAGAGTTTTTCACAatcgaaaaagaaataaattaaaggtAACTAAGCTACAGATGGGGTTAGTTATAGGAATATTATCAGTTAACCTTCCTTGGTTTAATGCCTTATAATTTAGAACTCATTATTGTTGCTTTAATGGAAGGCAAATAATAAGCTCTATGAGATGTACGATGACTTAAGTATTGAGCAATTAATTGAAATCTCTACAGCAGAGATGAGAAATCTAAACTAATTGAAAAGGATTGTAGGTATTTCGGTTTGTAGAGACTTTGGACCGTCAAATATATCGAGAGTTACGAGTAAGTATATATTATCACACATCACAACTATTTGAAAAGTATTGtcggggcggcccggtggcatgatggtagcggagccggtcttcacacgaacggaccgaaccaaaatcccatccggaccaatcccccgtagactgactatccggctacgtggtaaaaataagtcgatacggccagagTTTaacgaagtaaaaaaaaggattgtAATTTGAGTCCATGAATGAGAATATAGATTTAACTCTTCAATTCactcataaatatttaaatcagtTTTAGTAAACGAGCGATTGGCGGCGGGTGGGGAGATGATCACAATTAATTCCCATAGTAACTCACTCATGCGTTAAATAACTCCTGCATAAATTAAGCTCTGGTAACTCACTCACGATTTAACTCACAATTTAACTCATGAGTTGAAGATCGCCTGGACGAATCGCATGTTATTGAAATGCACAACCAGACGACCCAGTCTCATAAGTTGAGAGAAGATGTAAGAGACCCAAAATTTTGGTAGAGCTTGGCGTTGAAGAATCCACCATTAGGAGACAAATAGCTTGATATTTAAAACCTTTCCTCGTATCTCACAGGGTGATCCCAGTTTCGACAAAAAGTCTCTACCCGACGTGAAATGAAAGCTTGTACTTTCATTCAGTTTTCCCTCGCGAGTTTTCCCAACGCCCAACGGCCAAACCGTGAAAACTCAAACGAAAACTCATAAAATTGCACACTCTCTGCCCTCCTGACGCTGCGCGGCGGCGGTGATGGTACACGGTATTTTCCAAACTTTattccggggttttttttttcgctgtgtTGCCCACCGTACCCAAACGTCATGGGTTTGTAAAACAACGTAGACAAGATAATTAAGTCTAGTTAAGTATACCTGCACCGTGTGTGCTTTGCGATGGTGAATGGAACGAACTTTCAAATAGAGTGAGACCTGGGGACCTTCAGTTCGGTTAGCGTTACACTTGGAACGGCTGAATGCGCCATGTGATTGGGTTACATTTCCGCGACGATACGGAGCATTACCGTCCTTTATCATCCAGACTCTCCCACCCGACAATGCTATACGTACTTGGGACTTTTCAGATCGCGATGGATGATCTTGTGCGTGTGCAGGTACTGCATGCCGAGCGCGATCTGTTGCGACCAGGAAACGAGCTGCTGGGGCGATATGATTCCACCACTGTCCTGCAGCTTCTTTTGCAGCGAACCATGCGGACAGTACTCCATGATGATGCAGAATGCTGGCGCCTGGGTGCACACTCCTCTGTCCGGCACGAAGACGATACGTCGGAACGGTAGAATATTCAGGTCAGGTCGTACGGAAtggaatagaaaaataaatgcagAAAGAGAATAAGTAAAATGGTTCAACCGgaggtttgttttaaaaattgcacCGGAAGTTGGTGGTTTCATGGCATGGCGATAAAGTGACGATAGACGATGGTCGTGCAAGGTGCATTGGATGGTTGGATCTAGGGGTGCGGTAGGTCACGTGAGACACGCTAGTACGCTGGGGTTTACATAAATTATGCAGCCATTCTAGCGATAAACCCTTAAAGGTGCAACACTGTGAACATTACGTTCAACTCCATTATTTCGTGATAAAATGAAGTAACTACAAAAAATCGTTTTTGAACATATCTGATTTAAAACTATGGCTCTAATACTCTTAGTTTTTCATTTGCTCTTTTacaacagttttgttttttttttgttctttagtAGTTTTAAGACACTATGAAATATAGTATAATAATTAGCAATAATTACAATACGGCCGACTATATCCCTAAGTTGctctttcactgtttggagctATCTTTGTATATCTTTAAACTAATGTTAATTGTATCTTAAGTTAAGATTCCAACAGATTTCTGCAATATGGCCTGGCCGTTCAttaggaataaaaaaaaatacagtaatCCAGTAAGGGAGATTTTTCCTAATTCCTTCCTGATGCTATTTTGTTATAAAAGTAACGGTAAAAAATAGTACAATAATAAGAAATATCACACCTGttatgttaataaataataaatttattaacaaaaaatatttttttgtagagcaaaaattaaaaaatcagcaatagaaacttaaaaaaaaatcatttcgttTTACAAATTATATTGATAAGCTTAAAACAAccaataatgaaaagaaacagaaGTGGAGAACCATTTGTCACAAGGAATGGAAGCGACAGTACGATGTttttaaatgataaaatttcttatgtttttgcatgtaacagATAAAGTCGCACACTGAAGGGTTTTATCGCGCCTGTTCTCTTGCCAACAGAAGAAACGGACGATAGAATTGTAGAACATAAGGgggtataacaaaaaaaaaccccagtaCTGGAGGCGACAGAAGGCCGACTATAAATAGCTTTGACCTAGCGCAAAACCTGGCTCCTGGTTGGCGATTCACACGGGCCACCAACACCGGAAATCGGTACTACCCTACCACACCCGTTTCCAAGCGCAGTAAAAGCAAGATCCGCAGCACGTGACACACGCGGCAAGGTGAATCGTGAATCCAAACCCTTTTTCCAACCCACTACACCACACTCACTTGAATTTCACGATGTTCTCATGATCCAGCTTGCGCAGATGCCGGATATCCGTCTCCTTCAGATCGTGGACCTTCTTGACCGCCACCATTTCGTTGCGCAGCTTGCCACGGAACACGGCACCCTGGGCACCGCTGCCCAACCACACCATATCCGTGATCGTTTCATACGAAATCTCCCAGTCCTCAGTCTGTTTGCTCTTCATCTCCATAATGTGGCTTTTGCCGATCAGCGACAGCACCGGTCGCATGCAACCGAACAGCCCATCCATCCAACCGGATGTGGCGGGTTTGTTGGACATGCCGACACCGACACCACCAATGCCGACGCCCACCGGACCGACACCGGGACCACCGGCCGCTACCATACCCATCGGTAGCTGGGGCCAACCATTCGCACACATCGCCGGATGATGATGCATGTAGTCCGGGCTAATGTCCGTGTTGGCGGCCTGCTGATGATGGTACTCATCGCCGAAGATGACCTGCGGGTACGGTGGGGCCGATTGCTGATGCTCGTTGTTCAGTCCCAGCTGATCCAGCTCCTCCTGGATGGACATCATGCTGAAGGAAAAACGATAAAGAAGATGTAACGCATAAGTTAAAAGGTACTGGTACGGTTTATATTGGGATTTATACATATTGAACATATTGAATAAATATAAGTAAATGTAATTAGTAGTATGGTCTAACGTCAGGTGATCGCATGAGGTCAGGTGATCGCCAGTCTCCGACAAAACAGAGATCATTGCAGGCACCTCGGAAGATCGATTAAAAATCCCGCGAAAAATTCAATGCAAGAAGCGAGCGAGAATTGATAGTTGGATCACTCAAAGTTTTGTCTTCTACCCTCTAATAAAAGATCACCTCAGATCGCTAAGCTAGCAGCCTTGAAATTTATTAACGCAAACCAAACGGAAACTATTGGAACTCTAACAATATAACTCTGCTACATGCATGAACTAATCGACTGTCGACATTCTTCAACGTACATGTCACTTCCTTGTATGGTGTGTTGCAAGGGTGCAATAAACATCTTATCACAACCTTCAGTGGCTATTTTTCCgtccacacacaaaacaacggcCAGCAGCAAGTGTTGGGCAAGTGTTGTATGGGCTATAAATAGACATGTTCCCAATCAGTGCCAATTCCAAAATACTACCAGATTAGAAAACACAAATCTGAAGATTGTCTATTGTCCTCTTATTTTTGTATGATAAGGTTGCAGAATTATTGATTAAGATAGCTAAATTAAAAGTAATagaaatgaaagaagaaattagtagtaaaaataatgttttctaGTTGTTTGTTAAGCTTATTTAATACTGCAATGAGATGCAATTAGTTCATTTATGGAATATAATCGATAAATAACTTGGAGAACAACTTCCTTTTTGTTGTCTATGTCCAAATTGTGAACCTTAGCCAAAATGGATTAGtggatgtttaaaaaaaaccctccaatTACTCTGAATCGAGCCGACGGGCATCGATATCCGCATCGATTCGCATCGTTCGCGAAAGAAGCGACgaccgcacacaaacaaacacacgtgttgtgtggttgtggtacggtggtgctgctgctgctgatgatgatgttggctTTATCTTATCAGTCTCGGTCGTGGTTGGCCATTTGTGGTGCTGTACGGTTGTTTGCCAACGGCACCCAACGcgtcagcagcaacagcggaGCAAACCGTGCGAAAGCAGGTTGTACGATGGCCATCATACACCGTGCCTCGCCGTGTGTGTAAGTCAGACTATATTTCGATAGCAGATTCTTTTAATGCCACCGTCATCTATTTCGTATCGCAAACTGTGTAACAAATGCTGAACGGCGCGGAATTAAACATACACATCTTCAATGAATCTCATTAAAGCGTGTGCCAATGATTAGGGATGTGGAAAGTTGTGACAGAAAAGCGATGTGCGGTAAAgcccttttgtttttcctggtATGGAGGTAGaggttgtttcttttctttcaacCCACGGCCAAACGAAACAATGTAGGTTGTCACAACAAACTTCGACTGGAGCTGGAATCCATACGAACCGAGTCGCTCACAACCCTCGCTACCAATCGTGAGTCCGTGCGGAAGAGCGGGAAAACGTTAAGATTTTAAGggcaataacacaaaaaaatgtatcCACACAAAGAAATCCCCAAACAGTCTGCCGGCTAGACTTGTAGGGAGTTAGTTTTCCTCCCATCACCTTATAACCCAGTTGGAGTTGGGATTCCTCGGTAACCCTCGGGCTGGGAAAACTATTTTCCCGTAAATCACTTTCCCCGTTCCGGAGTCCGGACGCTATCTATCATGCCACCTGCCAAAAGTATAGGCGCCACACGAATATCGCTTGAATGTTATTTgaggtttttttgcttttttgctgttttcctCACTGCCATTTGGTTGCCTAATCGCCACAAACCCCTACAACAGCAAGGTGTACACACACAATGGGATATCTTATTAGTAGCGACGACGCAAACACGAGCCCCGAAAAATTCGGTAGCCGGCCGATCGATTTGTGTGTGCAATTGCGGTATGTGAAGGCGAACACATTATCATGCGACCGGCTCGGTACAGTGGGCATGGATAAAGGAAAGAAGACctaaccatcatcaccatcaccctCCCGGAACAATACGTCGTCTgcgccatttttttgttttgcgcttaCTCTACACCACGTCAATCTTACGTGCGTGTTGTTTTCTACGCAGTAAACATTTCATCGACCTTTTACGGCAGTGTTTCAGTTTGGGGCATTTTGCTTGTACGATAGTGAGATTTAGTGGAGATTTAGTACACAGCAAATGTATTATATGTGCAATATCTTTAATACTGCAGCAAACCCGAACTCTTTGACAAACGCATACCATTTGATATGACAAAAAAGTCAGTgtataagaaaaaaatcatatctAGTTGCgaaaacacatcaaagcaGCCGTATGCGTTACAGGTATCATTGCCAGTTGATATCGGAATAAAGGTCCTGTGAAagttatgattttattcacttcCCTTTAGGAAATAAATGCATTTCCAATGCAATGTTTATCATATCatctgcaacaaaaacaattagccacatttttcacaatatttgtttcctttcactttccttctctagtttgttttttttttttaatatctgATCGATCTTGATCGCCATATTCGGCTTATGTTACCATTTACCTAAAAGACTGATCAATCAAGTGACAAATTTGTGAACTTTTCACCGTATGTGGTATTTCTTGAAAGTCTATTTGAAGAAATGCAAGGATGTcatccagcggcggatcaaacggtaggcggagtaggcggtcgcctagggcctcgccgtgttgggggccccaataaatttgtgcctattgtgcgatttttgaaaattttaaaacaaagttaaattatagcaaaaaaaattaatttacaaggtagaaaattgatcaaaaatatcttccttggttatataaaacatttttttctatgtgataaattaaatgcagagaagaatatcgactttgtgactttaaagtataaacgaaattgcaccaggacactaattttcccgttggtcgagaaaaatttcttccaaaactacctgtttccgaatgtataataccaggagagcatccacggaagaggtagcaccaagtacagcaattttggtcgaaaaccgccgaaaggtatgcaatgtttaaacactaactttcccgttggtcgagaaaaatttcttcgaaaactaccagttttcgaatgtttagtaccaggagagcatgcacggaagaggtagctcctggtactgcgccgtaaggtatgcaatgtttatacactaactttgcaaccaacttgcaacgcaatgcgccgtaaggtatgcaatatttatacactaaccttgcaaccaatttgcaatgcaagtttggtgcatgcaagaaacttgcagcaagatggcgcccaacttcgtacttgcatgcaacaaacttgcatgcaaacttgcatgcaagttcttgcaagcaaattcttgcatgcaaacttgcatgcaagtttgcatgcaagtttgtatgcaagtttgcatgcgagtttgtatgcaagaacttgcatgcaagaacttgcatgcaagaacttgcatgcaaactttcatgcaaacttgcatacaagaacttgcatgcaaacttgcatgcaaacttgcatgcaagtttgcatgcaagaatttgcttgcaagaacttgcatgcaagtttgcatgcaagtttgttgcatgcaagtacgaagttgggcgccatcttgcgcgccatcttgctgcaagtttcttgcatgcaccaaacttgcattgcaaattggttgcaaggttagtgtataaatattgcataccttacggcgcattgcgttgcaagttggttgcaaagttagtgtataaacattgcataccttacggcgcagtaccaggagctacctcttccgtgcatgctctcctggtattatacattcggaaactggtagttttcgaagaaatttttctcgaccaacgggaaagttagtgtttaaacattgcatacctttcggcggttttcgaccaaaattgctgtactaggtgctacttcttccgtggatgctctcctggaatcggcaatctgaaaacagctggttttgtatggaatttcgtaccagctaatggcgatccaagtagtggcgttatcgttctccttagcgcatacaaacgtttatatatggagactagcttactaggcccgtttacagggctacgcaacagaactctgaggcgTACGCAATAGAGCTTTTTTCCGAGActctgctggtgttgttaaatcatgtttgaagtacatctccctaacaccgataatgccgtagcaaaattatgagccccccttgaaaaattccgccctgggcctccaaggggattgatcctccactgatgtCATCGAATACTGTAAAGTATACCTTGATTTCACCACTTGCTCTACCAGctttgtttaaaaaacataAGCAAGAGTTTCAAATACCATTGAGATAATTTCATCCTTCTCTAACTTGTGTTGGGTGGGACTAATATGGGACTGATGATCAGCATAATTCTCTTTCTACTTGGCGGAACG
Protein-coding sequences here:
- the LOC128301762 gene encoding mitogen-activated protein kinase kinase kinase 12 isoform X2; the protein is MVFVGSLFERCCEPPDKPALENAIVKKGMMSIQEELDQLGLNNEHQQSAPPYPQVIFGDEYHHQQAANTDISPDYMHHHPAMCANGWPQLPMGMVAAGGPGVGPVGVGIGGVGVGMSNKPATSGWMDGLFGCMRPVLSLIGKSHIMEMKSKQTEDWEISYETITDMVWLGSGAQGAVFRGKLRNEMVAVKKVHDLKETDIRHLRKLDHENIVKFKGVCTQAPAFCIIMEYCPHGSLQKKLQDSGGIISPQQLVSWSQQIALGMQYLHTHKIIHRDLKSPNILIGDGDVIKISDFGTSREWNEISTKMSFAGTVAWMAPEVIRNWPCNEKVDIWSYGVVLWELLTGEVPYKNVDSSQILYGVGSYLLHLPIPDTCPEGFKLLIKQCWSTKPRNRPSFKIILTHLDIAGRELLAMCEKEHEAYYQSQRSWREEIRGQMQKITSTGIDFQKFEQDLIQKRKDEWKHAQHIRMTYERKLERTNMLCLQLSTFVALLEQKEQEILKREKQLAPEQRKCGFLKRGSDKTNRKRPFSFPSMAALPGRAYGESTTPSPTAAGVTPAKATLYAELNPSGHQGARSVVVTAAPPPPYSTLAPLQQASATPAIATISPDATAVVPSPMAPTTTSSGRVKKLRHRRVGSGTINCSPKCSPCRDRRVQSEPESRHVKLVDTETQTEPMDISEPDVSPSPNVATKRMSASLREEEEEEKVETEVIEEALKRLSVSERLAGERLPVETRASAYRCSSKPQSEDDGEVPEDEENGNSISISTMTNSRSSDMMTTSGGGVPVTGSEQNYRYMRRQQSAQHQPQENLQEEEADGDVEEYDDEREDSSPDPIMDAMNRNERFDRVCSDDDKIDTLDRKVTIISEKLQQSAAYGNLLNDNNVIVYRAAMKQPNRDGGKTILLKHPAAGSNLKPAGAVGAGIGAYMYSGPHAGGLVAPPVGDVKIHGELVDHEPKEEESWTDEEGEEPDQNTYYVLRRKSIGRLPIKRGRRMKHSVGSGPSVPHHPAPAGGADHLVIVHRKIHSNVTISDEENTSEYSHTPSSQRSTLESNPDLPSVVMMKSGRRVDRIVQQQPMHKSTTSAKDTDDDDADDDDDDGNVPDSDLEQDSSDSSSDEVGQVDRQPVADVVNGNRV
- the LOC128301762 gene encoding mitogen-activated protein kinase kinase kinase 12 isoform X1, with the translated sequence MDLAGEIGTSSRQGRFEDYQRMSTSLQNLATDQPDHHHRTSMMSIQEELDQLGLNNEHQQSAPPYPQVIFGDEYHHQQAANTDISPDYMHHHPAMCANGWPQLPMGMVAAGGPGVGPVGVGIGGVGVGMSNKPATSGWMDGLFGCMRPVLSLIGKSHIMEMKSKQTEDWEISYETITDMVWLGSGAQGAVFRGKLRNEMVAVKKVHDLKETDIRHLRKLDHENIVKFKGVCTQAPAFCIIMEYCPHGSLQKKLQDSGGIISPQQLVSWSQQIALGMQYLHTHKIIHRDLKSPNILIGDGDVIKISDFGTSREWNEISTKMSFAGTVAWMAPEVIRNWPCNEKVDIWSYGVVLWELLTGEVPYKNVDSSQILYGVGSYLLHLPIPDTCPEGFKLLIKQCWSTKPRNRPSFKIILTHLDIAGRELLAMCEKEHEAYYQSQRSWREEIRGQMQKITSTGIDFQKFEQDLIQKRKDEWKHAQHIRMTYERKLERTNMLCLQLSTFVALLEQKEQEILKREKQLAPEQRKCGFLKRGSDKTNRKRPFSFPSMAALPGRAYGESTTPSPTAAGVTPAKATLYAELNPSGHQGARSVVVTAAPPPPYSTLAPLQQASATPAIATISPDATAVVPSPMAPTTTSSGRVKKLRHRRVGSGTINCSPKCSPCRDRRVQSEPESRHVKLVDTETQTEPMDISEPDVSPSPNVATKRMSASLREEEEEEKVETEVIEEALKRLSVSERLAGERLPVETRASAYRCSSKPQSEDDGEVPEDEENGNSISISTMTNSRSSDMMTTSGGGVPVTGSEQNYRYMRRQQSAQHQPQENLQEEEADGDVEEYDDEREDSSPDPIMDAMNRNERFDRVCSDDDKIDTLDRKVTIISEKLQQSAAYGNLLNDNNVIVYRAAMKQPNRDGGKTILLKHPAAGSNLKPAGAVGAGIGAYMYSGPHAGGLVAPPVGDVKIHGELVDHEPKEEESWTDEEGEEPDQNTYYVLRRKSIGRLPIKRGRRMKHSVGSGPSVPHHPAPAGGADHLVIVHRKIHSNVTISDEENTSEYSHTPSSQRSTLESNPDLPSVVMMKSGRRVDRIVQQQPMHKSTTSAKDTDDDDADDDDDDGNVPDSDLEQDSSDSSSDEVGQVDRQPVADVVNGNRV